One part of the Andrena cerasifolii isolate SP2316 chromosome 4, iyAndCera1_principal, whole genome shotgun sequence genome encodes these proteins:
- the LOC143367611 gene encoding mitogen-activated protein kinase kinase kinase 7 yields MAGKELVGHQQQFVEEINYDEIETEQVVGKGSFGVVWKGKWRGQYVAVKYINSEGERKAFTVEVRQLSRVMHPNIVKLYGACTKNPVCLVMEYAEGGSLYNVLHCNPQPRYTAGHAMSWALQCARGVAYLHNMKPKPLIHRDLKPPNLLLVMGGQTLKICDFGTACDLNTYMTNNKGSAAWMAPEVFEGSRYTEKCDVFSWGVILWEILSRKKPFDEIGGSAYRIMWAVHVGQRPPLIEGCPKPIEDLMTRCWHKSPEERPSMDEVVEIMTTLSQFFNGHLEPVEYSRSLSSQEVNENHVSKDDTLDVTTTLDSQINGCTANGTITASVPSPKEKPEIPNGKDSSSRPLYNFRDTPCNNNNPLNDTTHKEFQNKNFPPLHIDCDPNAWELPSSDLPSQSSVLKAKNTAQSNSTTNEDLDNVYRLLDADLRPLTPDQTCERSKEIFEEHKQLAQEYLKVQTEIALLGQHKNEMLKNLTIDSLRQQEELRKLEDEKESLIKLYRNLKRQLEIMKNQRMNNALLSNAQMVGPAVSGNNGWFVVPCQDPSRHS; encoded by the exons ATGGCGGGTAAAGAGTTAGTAGGCCATCAGCAGCAGTTCGTTGAAGAAATTAACTACGATGAAATTGAAACTGAGCAG GTAGTAGGGAAAGGTTCTTTCGGTGTGGTGTGGAAAGGAAAATGGAGGGGGCAATACGTTGCtgtgaaatatataaattcgGAAGGTGAGAGGAAAGCCTTCACGGTAGAAGTAAGGCAATTATCGAGGGTTATGCACCCTAATATCGTCAAGCTTTACGGTGCTTGCACTAAAAACCCAGTATGCCTGGTGATGGAATATGCGGAAGGCGGTTCCTTATACAATG TTTTGCATTGTAATCCACAGCCACGGTATACCGCCGGCCATGCAATGAGCTGGGCTCTCCAATGTGCGCGCGGCGTCGCGTATCTCCACAACATGAAACCAAAGCCTTTAATTCATAG AGACTTAAAACCACCGAACCTGTTACTCGTAATGGGTGGGCAAACCCTTAAAATTTGTGACTTCGGCACAGCCTGCGATTTAAATACATATATGACCAACAATAAAGGTTCCGCAGCTTGGATGGCACCAGAAGTATTCGAGGGTTCTAGATATACAGAGAAGTGTGATGTATTTAGTTGGGGCGTTATTCTTTGGGAGATATTGTCGAGGAAAAAACCATTCGATGAAATCGGCGGCTCGGCGTATAGAATAATGTGGGCGGTGCACGTGGGACAGAGGCCTCCTTTGATCGAAGGCTGTCCGAAACCAATCGAAGATCTCATGACAAG ATGTTGGCACAAATCTCCAGAAGAGAGGCCATCGATGGACGAAGTTGTAGAAATAATGACGACACTGTCGCAATTTTTCAATGGCCATTTAGAACCCGTTGAATATTCCCGAA GCCTATCGTCGCAAGAAGTTAACGAAAATCATGTGTCTAAAGACGACACCTTGGACGTGACTACTACTTTGGACTCTCAAATAAATGGATGCACCGCTAATGGAACTATCACAGCTAGTGTGCCTAGTCCCAAAGAGAAACCGGAGATTCCAAATGGAAAAGATAGTTCGTCGCGTCCATTATACAATTTCAGAGATACACCTTGCAACAATAATAATCCATTAAACGATACAACACATAAAGAATTCCAGAATAAGAACTTTCCACCTCTTCACATTGATTGCGATCCG AATGCTTGGGAATTGCCGAGTTCTGATCTTCCGTCGCAGTCATCGGTTTTAAAAGCAAAGAACACAGCTCAGA GTAATAGCACGACTAATGAAGATCTCGACAATGTTTATCGCCTCTTGGATGCAGACTTGAGGCCACTGACGCCTGATCAGACTTGCGAAAGATCAAAAGAAATCTTCGAAGAGCACAAACAACTGGCACAGGAATATTTAAAGGTTCAAACGGAAATAGCGCTTTTGGGCCAACATAAAAACGAGATGCTTAAAAATTTGACTATAGACAGTCTAAGGCAACAAGAGGAGCTTCGAAAACTCGAAGACGAGAAG GAATCCTTGATAAAGCTGTATCGGAACTTAAAACGCCAATTAGAAATCATGAAAAACCAGAGGATGAACAATGCCCTTCTGAGCAATGCTCAAATGGTGGGACCTGCGGTTTCAGGAAACAACGGATGGTTTGTGGTACCTTGTCAAGATCCTTCGAGACACTCCTGA